A genomic stretch from Chaetodon auriga isolate fChaAug3 chromosome 17, fChaAug3.hap1, whole genome shotgun sequence includes:
- the ints3 gene encoding integrator complex subunit 3 isoform X1 codes for MEPAPAKAKPQGRLLVSTQLDAKDELEERLERCVGIVQSLTNGLSEREANDALTANVCKGQQQHEEVCLGLFTQALTEPTQAQRCYRDLTLVNRDGMNIVLVKINQILMEKFLKLQDVPRTQLVWLVRELVKSGIMGADGVVMTLLKQIAGGDISTKNLWLAESVLDILLDQKEWVLKSGMLIAMSVYTYLRLIVDHGAPNLLALRQKEVDFCISMLREKFMECLIIGRDLVRLLQNVARIPEMELVWKDLLHNPQVLSPQFTGVLQLLTARTSRKFLACRLTPDMETKLLFMTSRVRFGQQKRYQDWFQRQYLSTAESQSLRCDLIRYICGVVHPSNEVLSSDILPRWAIIGWLLTTCTSNVAASNAKLALFYDWLFFNPEKDSIMNIEPAILVMHHSMKPHPAITATLLDFMCRIIPHFFPPLESQVRQGVFNSLTFIMEKRVLAHLAPLFDNPKLDRELRSMLRERFPEFCSSPSPPTEVKMEEAVSLEMDNHMLDKEEGCYDNTEAAFSDDEEEVNNKGKKREFRFHPIKEAVMEEPADITPWLDQLDDTMKEKVQQLQKTSDTETQCEVMQEVVDLILEEDFDSEQMSALASCLAELFKDHFRGDVLPEEITEESLEESVSKPVCLVFRNLVTMQEDNSGFSVLLDMLAEFYQKQPKIGYHLLYYLKASKAANGKMMLYESFAQATALGDLHTCLMMDMKACQEDDVRLLCYLTPSIYTEFPDETLRSGELLNMIVAVIDSTQLQELMCHVMMGNLVMFRKDSVLNILIQSLDWETFEQYSTWQLFLAHSIPLETIIPILQHLKYKEHPEALSCLLLQLRREKPSEEMVKMVLSRPCHPEDQFTTSILRHWASKYDDTLGEHIKAQLIKNNNQPRKRQSLRSSSSKLAQLTLEQILEHMDNLRLSLSNTKNNFFTQTPILQALQHVQASCDEAHKMRFSDLFALAEEYEDSQAKPPKSRRKAPASSPRSRKGAAPPTNNEEESASSSASEEEDSKPKAPKRKRKGSSAVGSDSD; via the exons GTGTGCAaaggtcagcagcagcatgaggaGGTGTGCCTGGGTCTGTTCACTCAGGCCCTCACAGAGCCCACCCAGGCCCAGAGG tgttACAGAGACCTCACACTGGTCAACAGAGACGGGATGAACATTGTTCTGGTGAAGATCAACCAGATCCTGATGGAGAAGTTCCTCAAACTGCAGGATGTCCCCAGAACACAG CTGGTGTGGCTGGTCCGAGAGCTGGTGAAGAGTGGCATCATGGGAGCCGACGGTGTCGTCATGACGCTGCTGAAACAGATCGCAG GTGGAGACATTTCCACGAAAAACCTGTGGTTGGCTGAGAGCGTCCTGGACATCCTGCTGGACCAAAA ggaATGGGTGTTGAAGAGCGGGATGCTCATAGCCATGTCCGTCTACACCTACCTCCGACTCATCGTCGACCACGGAGCACCGAACCTGCTCGCTCTGCGCCAGAAAGAGGTCGACTTCTGCATCAGCATGCTGAGGGAGAAG TTTATGGAGTGTCTGATCATCGGTAGAGATCTGGTTCGTCTGCTGCAGAACGTCGCTCGGATCCCAGAGATGGAGCTGGTGTGGAAGGACCTGTTGCACAACCCACAAGTCCTCAGTCCTCAGTTCACGG GTGTTCTCCAACTGCTGACGGCTCGGACGTCCAGGAAGTTCCTGGCCTGTCGTCTCACACCTGACATGGAGACCAAGCTGCTGTTCATGACCTCCAGG GTGCGTTTCGGGCAGCAGAAGCGCTATCAGGACTGGTTTCAGAGACAGTACTTGTCCACAGCAGAGAGCCAATCACTGCGCTGCGATCTCATTCGCTACATCTGTGGGGTGGTCCATCCGTCCAATGAGGTGCTGAGCTCTGACATCCTGCCGCGCTGGGCCATCATTGGCTGGCTGCTCACCACCTGCACG tcgAACGTCGCTGCCTCCAACGCCAAGCTGGCTCTTTTCTACGATTGGCTGTTCTTCAATcctgagaaagacagcatcatgAACatag AACCAGCCATCCTGGTGATGCATCACTCCATGAAACCTCATCCTGCCATCACGGCCACACTGCTGGACTTCATGTGCCGG aTCATCCCTCACTTCTTTCCTCCATTGGAGTCTCAGGTCCGTCAAGGCGTCTTTAACTCGCTCACCTTCATCATGGAGAAGAGAGTGCTGGC TCACCTCGCTCCGCTGTTTGATAATCCAAAGTTGGACCGAGAGCTTCGATCGATGCTCAGAGAAAGATTCCCCGAGTTCTGCAGCTCGCCGTCACCCCCTACtgaag TTAAAATGGAGGAGGCGGTTTCCTTGGAGATGGACAACCATATGTTGGACAAGGAGGAGGGTTGCTATGACAACACCGAGGCCGCCTTCAgcgatgatgaggaggaggtgaacaACAAAG GAAAGAAGAGGGAGTTCAGGTTCCATCCAATCAAAGAGGCCGTGATGGAGGAGCCTGCCGACATTACACCCTGGCTCGACCAATTAGACGACACCATGAAGGAGAaagtccagcagctgcagaaaaccAG CGACACGGAGACGCAGTGTGAGGTGATGCAGGAGGTCGTGGACCTGATCCTGGAG GAGGACTTTGACTCGGAGCAGATGTCGGCTCTGGCCTCCTGTCTGGCTGAACTGTTTAAGGATCATTTCAGAGGAGACGTCCTGCCAGAGGAGATCACTGAGGA gtccCTGGAGGAGTCGGTGTCTAAACCCGTCTGTCTGGTCTTCAGGAACCTGGTCACCATGCAGGAGGACAACAGCggcttctctgtgctgctggacaTGTTGGCCGAGTTTTACCAGAAACAACCCAAGATTGGCTACCACCTGCTGTACTACCTGAAGGCCAG TAAAGCAGCCAATGGGAAGATGATGCTGTACGAGTCTTTTGCTCAGGCGACAGCTCTCGGTGATCTGCACACCTGTCTGATGATGGACATGAAGGCGTGTCAGGAGGACGACGTCCGGCTGCTCTGCTACCTCACCCCCTCCATATACACTGAG TTTCCTGATGAGACGTTACGAAGCGGTGAGCTGCTCAACATGATTGTAGCCGTCATCGACTCCACGCAG ttgcaGGAGCTGATGTGTCATGTGATGATGGGGAACCTGGTAATGTTCAGGAAAGACTCAGTGCTCAACATCCTGa TTCAGTCTCTGGACTGGGAGACCTTTGAGCAGTACAGCACCTGGCAGCTGTTCCTGGCCCACAGTATCCCTCTGGAGACCATCATCCCCATCCTGCAGCACCTCAAATACAAAG AACATCCGGAGGCGTtgtcctgtctgctgctgcagctccgcAGAGAGAA GCCGAGTGAGGAGATGGTGAAGATGGTCCTGAGTCGTCCATGTCACCCTGAGGACCAGTTCACCACCAGCATCCTGAGACACTGGGCGTCCAAATACGACGACACGCTGGGGGAGCACATCAAGGCCCAGCTGATCAAGAACAACAACCAGCCCCGCAAGAGACAGAG tctgcGCAGTTCCAGCAGTAAACTGGCTCAGCTGACCCTGGAACAGATCCTAGAGCACATGGACAACCTGAGACTGAGCTTGAGCAACACCAAGAACAACT tcTTCACTCAGACTCCGATCCTTCAGGCTCTGCAGCACGTTCAGGCCAGCTGTGACGAAGCACACAAGATgag GTTCAGCGACCTGTTTGCCCTGGCAGAGGAGTACGAGGACTCACAGGCAAAGCCTCCAAAGTCTCGGCGTAAAGCTCCGGCCTCCTCGCCGCGCTCCCGGAAAGGAGCGGCTCCGCCCACCAATAACGAGGAGGAGAGCGCCTCCAGCAGCGCCTCG gaggaggaggactcgaAGCCCAAAGCTccgaagaggaagaggaagggctCTTCGGCCGTCGGCTCCGACAGCGACTGA
- the ints3 gene encoding integrator complex subunit 3 isoform X2 codes for MEPAPAKAKPQGRLLVSTQLDAKDELEERLERCVGIVQSLTNGLSEREANDALTANVCKGQQQHEEVCLGLFTQALTEPTQAQRCYRDLTLVNRDGMNIVLVKINQILMEKFLKLQDVPRTQLVWLVRELVKSGIMGADGVVMTLLKQIAGGDISTKNLWLAESVLDILLDQKEWVLKSGMLIAMSVYTYLRLIVDHGAPNLLALRQKEVDFCISMLREKFMECLIIGRDLVRLLQNVARIPEMELVWKDLLHNPQVLSPQFTGVLQLLTARTSRKFLACRLTPDMETKLLFMTSRVRFGQQKRYQDWFQRQYLSTAESQSLRCDLIRYICGVVHPSNEVLSSDILPRWAIIGWLLTTCTSNVAASNAKLALFYDWLFFNPEKDSIMNIEPAILVMHHSMKPHPAITATLLDFMCRIIPHFFPPLESQVRQGVFNSLTFIMEKRVLAHLAPLFDNPKLDRELRSMLRERFPEFCSSPSPPTEVKMEEAVSLEMDNHMLDKEEGCYDNTEAAFSDDEEEVNNKGKKREFRFHPIKEAVMEEPADITPWLDQLDDTMKEKVQQLQKTSDTETQCEVMQEVVDLILEEDFDSEQMSALASCLAELFKDHFRGDVLPEEITEENLVTMQEDNSGFSVLLDMLAEFYQKQPKIGYHLLYYLKASKAANGKMMLYESFAQATALGDLHTCLMMDMKACQEDDVRLLCYLTPSIYTEFPDETLRSGELLNMIVAVIDSTQLQELMCHVMMGNLVMFRKDSVLNILIQSLDWETFEQYSTWQLFLAHSIPLETIIPILQHLKYKEHPEALSCLLLQLRREKPSEEMVKMVLSRPCHPEDQFTTSILRHWASKYDDTLGEHIKAQLIKNNNQPRKRQSLRSSSSKLAQLTLEQILEHMDNLRLSLSNTKNNFFTQTPILQALQHVQASCDEAHKMRFSDLFALAEEYEDSQAKPPKSRRKAPASSPRSRKGAAPPTNNEEESASSSASEEEDSKPKAPKRKRKGSSAVGSDSD; via the exons GTGTGCAaaggtcagcagcagcatgaggaGGTGTGCCTGGGTCTGTTCACTCAGGCCCTCACAGAGCCCACCCAGGCCCAGAGG tgttACAGAGACCTCACACTGGTCAACAGAGACGGGATGAACATTGTTCTGGTGAAGATCAACCAGATCCTGATGGAGAAGTTCCTCAAACTGCAGGATGTCCCCAGAACACAG CTGGTGTGGCTGGTCCGAGAGCTGGTGAAGAGTGGCATCATGGGAGCCGACGGTGTCGTCATGACGCTGCTGAAACAGATCGCAG GTGGAGACATTTCCACGAAAAACCTGTGGTTGGCTGAGAGCGTCCTGGACATCCTGCTGGACCAAAA ggaATGGGTGTTGAAGAGCGGGATGCTCATAGCCATGTCCGTCTACACCTACCTCCGACTCATCGTCGACCACGGAGCACCGAACCTGCTCGCTCTGCGCCAGAAAGAGGTCGACTTCTGCATCAGCATGCTGAGGGAGAAG TTTATGGAGTGTCTGATCATCGGTAGAGATCTGGTTCGTCTGCTGCAGAACGTCGCTCGGATCCCAGAGATGGAGCTGGTGTGGAAGGACCTGTTGCACAACCCACAAGTCCTCAGTCCTCAGTTCACGG GTGTTCTCCAACTGCTGACGGCTCGGACGTCCAGGAAGTTCCTGGCCTGTCGTCTCACACCTGACATGGAGACCAAGCTGCTGTTCATGACCTCCAGG GTGCGTTTCGGGCAGCAGAAGCGCTATCAGGACTGGTTTCAGAGACAGTACTTGTCCACAGCAGAGAGCCAATCACTGCGCTGCGATCTCATTCGCTACATCTGTGGGGTGGTCCATCCGTCCAATGAGGTGCTGAGCTCTGACATCCTGCCGCGCTGGGCCATCATTGGCTGGCTGCTCACCACCTGCACG tcgAACGTCGCTGCCTCCAACGCCAAGCTGGCTCTTTTCTACGATTGGCTGTTCTTCAATcctgagaaagacagcatcatgAACatag AACCAGCCATCCTGGTGATGCATCACTCCATGAAACCTCATCCTGCCATCACGGCCACACTGCTGGACTTCATGTGCCGG aTCATCCCTCACTTCTTTCCTCCATTGGAGTCTCAGGTCCGTCAAGGCGTCTTTAACTCGCTCACCTTCATCATGGAGAAGAGAGTGCTGGC TCACCTCGCTCCGCTGTTTGATAATCCAAAGTTGGACCGAGAGCTTCGATCGATGCTCAGAGAAAGATTCCCCGAGTTCTGCAGCTCGCCGTCACCCCCTACtgaag TTAAAATGGAGGAGGCGGTTTCCTTGGAGATGGACAACCATATGTTGGACAAGGAGGAGGGTTGCTATGACAACACCGAGGCCGCCTTCAgcgatgatgaggaggaggtgaacaACAAAG GAAAGAAGAGGGAGTTCAGGTTCCATCCAATCAAAGAGGCCGTGATGGAGGAGCCTGCCGACATTACACCCTGGCTCGACCAATTAGACGACACCATGAAGGAGAaagtccagcagctgcagaaaaccAG CGACACGGAGACGCAGTGTGAGGTGATGCAGGAGGTCGTGGACCTGATCCTGGAG GAGGACTTTGACTCGGAGCAGATGTCGGCTCTGGCCTCCTGTCTGGCTGAACTGTTTAAGGATCATTTCAGAGGAGACGTCCTGCCAGAGGAGATCACTGAGGA GAACCTGGTCACCATGCAGGAGGACAACAGCggcttctctgtgctgctggacaTGTTGGCCGAGTTTTACCAGAAACAACCCAAGATTGGCTACCACCTGCTGTACTACCTGAAGGCCAG TAAAGCAGCCAATGGGAAGATGATGCTGTACGAGTCTTTTGCTCAGGCGACAGCTCTCGGTGATCTGCACACCTGTCTGATGATGGACATGAAGGCGTGTCAGGAGGACGACGTCCGGCTGCTCTGCTACCTCACCCCCTCCATATACACTGAG TTTCCTGATGAGACGTTACGAAGCGGTGAGCTGCTCAACATGATTGTAGCCGTCATCGACTCCACGCAG ttgcaGGAGCTGATGTGTCATGTGATGATGGGGAACCTGGTAATGTTCAGGAAAGACTCAGTGCTCAACATCCTGa TTCAGTCTCTGGACTGGGAGACCTTTGAGCAGTACAGCACCTGGCAGCTGTTCCTGGCCCACAGTATCCCTCTGGAGACCATCATCCCCATCCTGCAGCACCTCAAATACAAAG AACATCCGGAGGCGTtgtcctgtctgctgctgcagctccgcAGAGAGAA GCCGAGTGAGGAGATGGTGAAGATGGTCCTGAGTCGTCCATGTCACCCTGAGGACCAGTTCACCACCAGCATCCTGAGACACTGGGCGTCCAAATACGACGACACGCTGGGGGAGCACATCAAGGCCCAGCTGATCAAGAACAACAACCAGCCCCGCAAGAGACAGAG tctgcGCAGTTCCAGCAGTAAACTGGCTCAGCTGACCCTGGAACAGATCCTAGAGCACATGGACAACCTGAGACTGAGCTTGAGCAACACCAAGAACAACT tcTTCACTCAGACTCCGATCCTTCAGGCTCTGCAGCACGTTCAGGCCAGCTGTGACGAAGCACACAAGATgag GTTCAGCGACCTGTTTGCCCTGGCAGAGGAGTACGAGGACTCACAGGCAAAGCCTCCAAAGTCTCGGCGTAAAGCTCCGGCCTCCTCGCCGCGCTCCCGGAAAGGAGCGGCTCCGCCCACCAATAACGAGGAGGAGAGCGCCTCCAGCAGCGCCTCG gaggaggaggactcgaAGCCCAAAGCTccgaagaggaagaggaagggctCTTCGGCCGTCGGCTCCGACAGCGACTGA
- the gon4la gene encoding GON-4-like protein, protein MTPFRKCLKLCPSRGDSSAADRSARSSRSGPQLLSHDALLLLPPAAPAGGEAEEEEGYLLVEEDTTDSSLIITMEDSQAELKAARRKSVRKRKRKLTEEVEDDEGRASESEEEEAGVDVEIDRQLDQSLETKSKQHNLTTVNVRNIIHEVITNEHVVAMMKAAINETEAVPPFEPKMTRSKFKEVVEKGVVIPAWNISPIKKTSDANKTPQFVDIPLAEEDSSDEEYRPDEEDEDETAEDTFQESDMESTASSPRGTRLSRAEDDSCSPWQTSRSRSRRLRAGSGSMGPPPPPKALPPKAVTDSAFLEKLHAVEEELAVCMEPYQPLSESEDEVGLMAYRTRSKRPLRDVPLGRLEAELRAPDITPDMYDSSSAHEDREWTDWLRGLMTSEMDNEEECDDEDDPEYNFLADIDEPDQEDYRDDKAVRITKKEVNELMEELFETLKEDLVGQEVEDEGHEEEEEPQEETRTVQTHTPEVEHNIAAGDDELEDGPITELRTVKQQLALIRKKRQLGLPTHMLCNTHSPEPHTLRLDGQQRTRLQQQLQQHVQLLTQIHLLSSPVARLHSEAETTRQFLFELDLLAQRGELLMSSSRPGFRSIFRASNLQGALQLLEELRRTPIGYRPQHHPPDARGYMRCYPVMPAELAWLFATRPVFLYPELLPCASLDPALYCPRRTAAFTAAEDCLLVLGLRNMEGSCDPTKLVSQFLLRKTLVQVRRRILQCCRPGFPDNIVKAYRYQRVVWPMLVACRHVDPAEQRPPVEREERVMPLWLVRSLPVIYPTIKCYNSPSGSTPEAPPPCRPGGARQSHLTFLRSASETYSFPPGTRYPPCLPKNLDFKRIGFLLLQQPLPPPPPDSSPPSERQVNSPPPPPPSKPCCPGALSPPRVLHRLLLSRTDTPTDITTTSSISMTIREQIRRHNQTLASLRRRKRRRSGEEVVTPPPEGVAASQVEVQESDDVIRMSGEEEEEKEEEEEEESEVLLALSESSPSSPGGVTPDAEGAESESEREVTPSRAAAAAAAAEEEEEGDDGETSSYESSLSILQLQDNMSSEGSEEEEDEDDEDAQRKAEDELFAQDYLLRVCDAVQVSPGLSEQLLQVLDQFSATGPLGPSGAPEVLYSRLSCVLRPWPQLLRDFAAFLNRGQARRCGLLVEQQLFERSRQFLRRLGRSLGEGSSLYRQVVSALQGSSAPPPGDMEKISSLLRRHPHLQEEFWEFFQQLHGQSSPIATSSETTETDYASQTPPDGNRKRVDRRTSEESETGSDGGEEEEEEESERPVCAKNISVTSSGEKVVVWTREADRAILTACQQRGANRKTFRHVSTQLGNKTAQQVSLRFHDLMNLFRSAFQKSTSCSSGSQPISTQEAALD, encoded by the exons ATGACCCCGTTCCGCAAATGCCTCAAACTCTGCCCATCCAGAGGAGACAGCTCTGCCGCCGACCGGAGTGCCAGATCGTCACGCTCCGgtcctcagctcctctcccaTGAtgccttgctgctgctgcctcctgctgctccagcagggggtgaagctgaggaggaggagggatacctgctggtggaggaggacacCACTGACTCAAGCCTCATCATCACCAtgg aggacAGCCAGGCAGAGCTGAAGGCGGCACGGAGGAaatcagtgaggaagaggaagaggaaactgacagaggaggtggaagatGATGAAGGCAGAGCCtcagagagcgaggaggaggaggcaggggtTGATGTGGAGATTGACAGGCAGCTGGACCAATCGCTGGAGACAAAGTCCAAACAGCACAACCTGACCACAGTGAACGTCAGAAACATCATCCAC GAAGTCATCACCAATGAACACGTAGTGGCCATGATGAAAGCTGCCATCAACGAGACGGAGGCCGTCCCTCCATTT gaGCCAAAAATGACCCGATCCAAGTTTAAAGAGGTCGTGGAGAAAGGAGTG gtgaTTCCAGCCTGGAACATTTCTCCCATCAAGAAGACCAGTGATGCCAACAAG aCTCCTCAGTTTGTGGACATCCCTCTGGCTGAGGAAGACTCCTCTGATGAAGAGTACCGTCCAGATGAAGAAGACGAGGACGAGACTGCTGAAGAC ACGTTCCAGGAGAGCGACATGGAGAGCACGGCTTCGTCTCCCAGAGGAACTCGACTGAGCAGGGCGGAGGACGACAGCTGCAGCCCCTGGCAG ACTTCTCGAAGCCGCTCCAGGCGCCTGAGGGCGGGGTCTGGTTCGATGggcccaccccctcctcccaaAGCCCTGCCCCCCaaagctgtgactgacagcGCCTTCCTGGAGAAACTCcatgctgtggaggaggagctcGCTGTGTGCATGGAGCCCtaccag CCTCTGTCTGAGTCGGAGGACGAGGTGGGTCTGATGGCGTACCGGACTCGGTCCAAGCGTCCTCTACGCGACGTCCCGCTGGGTCGGCTGGAGGCGGAGCTTCGAGCTCCCGACATCACGCCTGACATGTATGACTCCAGCTCTGCCCATGAGGACAGGGAGTGgactgattggctgagaggcCTGATGACCTCAGAGATGGacaatgaag aggagtgtgatgatgaagatgacccAGAATATAACTTCCTGGCCGACATCGATGAGCCCGACCAGGAGGATTACCGTGATGACAAGGCTGTCCGCATCACCA agaaggaggtgaatgagctgatggaggagctgTTTGAGACG ttGAAAGAAGACCTTGtgggacaggaagtggaagatGAAGGccacgaggaagaggaggagcctCAGGAGGAGACTCgcactgttcaaacacacacacctgaggtGGAGCACAACAT AGCAGCAGGCGATGACGAGCTGGAGGacggaccaatcacagagctgcgtacggtgaagcagcagctggcgTTGATCAGGAAGAAAAGGCAGCTCGGCCTGCCAACACACAtgctctgtaacacacacagtccagaaCCGCACACACTGAGACTGGACGGACAGCAGAGgaccagactgcagcagcagctacaacag CACGTCCAGCTACTGACCCAGATTCACCTGCTGAGTTCACCTGTGGCCAGACTTCACAGTGAGGCCGAGACCACCAGACAGTTCCtg tttgaGTTAGACTTGTTGGCTCAGAGGGGGGAGCTCCTCATGTCTTCCAGTCGTCCTGGTTTCCGCAGCATCTTCAGAGCATCCAacctgcagggggcgctgcagctgctggaagaGCTGCGGCGGACTCCCATCGGTTATCGACCACAACACCACCCGCCTGATGCCAGAGGATACA tgcGTTGTTATCCCGTCATGCCGGCTGAACTGGCCTGGCTCTTTGCCACCCGTCCGGTCTTCCTGTACCCGGAGCTGCTGCCCTGTGCCAGCCTCGACCCGGCTTTATACTGCCCCCGCAGGACAGCGgctttcactgcagctgaagactG ccTCCTGGTTCTTGGTCTCAGGAACATGGAGGGGTCATGTGACCCAACTAAACTGGTGTCTCAGTTCCTGCTGAGGAAGACTCTGGTCCAGGTCCGACGAAGAatcctgcagtgctgcagaCCTGGTTTTCCTGACAACATCGTCAAG GCCTACAGGTATCAGCGGGTGGTGTGGCCGATGCTGGTGGCCTGCCGTCATGTTGACCCTGCAGAGCAGCGCCCCccagtggagagagaggagcgtgTCATGCCTCTGTGGTTGGTG aGGAGTCTTCCTGTCATCTACCCGACCATCAAATGCTACAACAGCCCATCTGGCTCCACCCCAGAGGCCCCACCTCCCTGCAGGCCAGGTGGAGCCCGTCAGAGTCACCTGACCTTCCTTCGCTCGGCCTCTGAAACCTACAGCTTCCCTCCCGGGACCAGAtaccctccctgcctccccaAAAACCTCGACTTCAAACGCATcggctttctgctgctgcagcagccactcccccctcctccccctgactcCTCCCCCCCGTCTGAAAGACAGGTgaactccccccccccacctcctccttccaAACCCTGCTGCCCTGGAGCCCTCAGTCCACCTCGAGtcctccaccgcctcctcctgTCCAGGACTGATACCCCCACTGacatcaccaccacctcctccatctccatgaCAATCAGAGAGCAAATCAGACGCCACAATCAGACCCTCGCcagcctgaggaggaggaagaggaggaggagtggtgaAGAGGTTGtaactcctcctcctgaagGCGTCGCCGCCTCTCAGGTGGAGGTACAGGAGAGCGATGATGTCATCCGGATGAGCggcgaggaggaagaagaaaaagaagaggaggaggaggaggagagcgaggtCCTCCTGGCTCTATCTGAATCCTCACCCAGTTCACCAGGAGGTGTCACCCCCGACGCAGAGGGGGCGGAGTCAGAGAGTGAACGGGAAGTGACGCCGTCcagagcagcggcagcagcagcagcagcagaagaagaagaagaaggtgatgATGGAGAGACGTCTTCATATGAATCCAGTCTGTCcatcctccagctgcag GATAACATGTCATCAGaggggagtgaggaggaggaggatgaggatgatgaagatgctcaGAGGAAGGCTGAGGATGAGCTGTTTGCTCAGGATTACCTCCTCAGA GTGTGCGATGCGGTGCAGGTGTCTCCGGGcctctctgagcagctgctgcaggtgttggATCAGTTCTCAGCGACGGGGCCTTTGGGGCCCTCAGGGGCCCCGGAGGTGCTGTACTCCAGACTAAGCTGCGTGCTGCGGCCTTGGCCTCAGCTGCTCAGGGACTTCGCTGCCTTCCTGAACCGAGGACAGGCGCGCCGCTGCGGACTG ctggtggagcagcagctgtttgaacgCAGTCGGCAATTTCTACGGCGACTGGGGCGGAGCCTGGGAGAAGGCTCCTCCCTCTACCGGCAGGTGGTGTCAGCACTGCAAGGGAGCTCCGCCCCCCCACCTGGGGACATGGAGAAG ATCTCATCGCTCCTCAGACGCCACCCGCACCTGCAGGAGGAATTCTGGGAGTTTTTCCAGCAGCTTCATGGCCAGTCGTCACCCATAGCAACCAGCTCCGAGACCACAGAGACGGACTACGCGTCCCAGACTCCTCCTGACGGGAACAGGAAGAGAGTCGATCGCCGGACGTCTGAAGAGAGCGAGACAGGAAGTGACggcggggaagaggaggaagaggaggaatcGGAGCGACCGGTTTGTGCCAAAAACATCTCAGTGACGTCGAGCGGAGAAAAAGTCGTCGTCTGGACGCG GGAGGCGGACCGCGCCATCCTGACTGCctgtcagcagagaggagccaATCGGAAAACGTTTAGACATGTCTCCACCCAGCTGGGAAACAAGACGGCCCAACAG GTGAGCCTTCGTTTCCACGACCTGATGAATCTTTTCCGCTCCGCCTTCCAAAagtccacttcctgttcttcagggagccagccaatcagcacacaGGAGGCCGCTCTGGACTGA